TCGACGGCGCCCCAGGAGCCGCTGCCCGACGGGCGAGCGCTCGTGGACGCCGCCGGCGCGAGCCTCGACGGGGTCCGCAGCGTCCGGTTCGACTTCAGCGCCAGCTCCACCGTCCCCGGCCTGGACATCCGTGAGGTCAAGGGACTGGCCAGCAAGGACGGCGGGCCGCACGGCACCGCGATCGGGCAGGCGGACGTGCAGGCGTCGGCCGACCGGTTCGAGCTGGACTACGTACTGGCCGGCGAGACGCTGTTCCTCACCGACCGGAAGGGCGTGCAGTCGCAGGTTCCGGTGCCCGCCGGCTACAACCCGGCGACGCTCCTCGATCCCGCCCGCGGACTGCCGAAACTGCTCACCGAGGCGACCGGGCTGAAGACCGAGACCAAGGAGGACGTCCTCGGCGTCGAGGCGTACCGGGTCACCGGGAAGCTCGCCAAGGACGTCATCTCCAGCGTCGTCCCCGGCATCCTGGCCGATGTCGACGTCAAGTTCTGGGTCACGCAGTCCGAGCCGCGCAACCTGGTCCGGGTGTGGATCCAGGTGCCGCCGCGGCAGCCGAACGAGGGCGCGACGCAGCTGGAGCTCGCGCTGTCCGATCAGAACGTGCCGGTCGGGACCGCACCCGGTCGTTAGGCCGGGCAGCGCGTGCCGGGTGCCGGCTGGGTGCCGTCGACCAGGTAGTCGAGGCCGGCGACGTCCACGCACATATCACCGTGCAGGAACGCGGTGTGCTGCGTGCCCGCCACCGTCAACAGCCCGCCGTGGAACACGTTCGCGAGGTTGACCCCGGCCTGGTACGGGGTGACCGGGTCGCCGGTGGTCGAGATGACCAGCGGCGGTGCCGCCGGCACGGTCATCGGCTGGTGCGGCTGGGACGTGCTCGGCACCGGCCAGTGCGCGCACACGTCCAGCTCGCCCTGGTCGGGGCGGCCCCAGCCGAGGAACGGCGCGGCGTCGATCATCCGCTGCCGCACCGCGGCGGGATCCGGCACCGGCGCGTTGTCCACGCACCGCACCGCGTAGTAGGCGTCCTGCAGCGACGAGTACCTGCCGTCCGCGGCGCGCTCGTAGTAGCTGTCCGCGAGCCGGAGGAGGATCGAGCCGTCCCCGGCCCGCAGCAACCCCAGCCCGGTGTTGAGGAACGACCACGACTGGCTCGAGTACATCGCCTCGACCACCCCGGTGATCGCGTCCCGGTACGACAGGTGCCTGCTGTCACCGGTCCTCGCCGGCGCCGTCATCAACGGCTGGACCAGGCTCTGGAACTCGGTCGTCGCCTTGGCCGGGTCGCGGCCCAGCGCGCAACCGTCGTGCCGCGCGCACTCCGTCGCGAACTGGCCGAACGCACGGGAAAAGCCGGTGCCCTGCGCGACCAGCGAATCCGGATCGTTCTCGGCCGGATCGATGGCCCCGTCCAGCAGCAGGGCACGCACCCGGTCCGGGAACGCCTCGGCGTAGCTGTACCCGACCTGGGTGCCGTAGGAATAGCCCAGGTAGCTCAGCTTCGCGTCACCCAGCGCGGCCCGCAGCACGTCCAGGTCCCGGACCACGTCCCGCGTGCCCATGTTGGCCAGCATCGCCGCCCCGTGTTCGGTGCGCTGGACGCACTTGCCGGCGTAGTCCGCCGCCTGGCCGGTCCAGGCCGCGTCGGAGGTGCCCGGGTTGCTGTCCCGCACCGCGTCGCGCTCGGCGTCGGTCAGGCACTGCACGCGCGGCCGGCTCGCGCCGACACCGCGCGGGTCGAAGCCGACGAAGTCGAACCGCAGGCCGATCGCGTTGTTCACGACCGTGGGTACCAGCCGCGCGGCCGCCTCCATCCCGGAACCGCCCGGCCCGCCCGGGTTCATCACCAGCGACCCGATCCGGTTGGCCGGGTCGAGCGCCCGGTGCCGCAGCACGCCCAGGGTGATCGTCGCGCCGCGCGGGTTCGCGTAGTCCAGCGGCACCGTCAGCCGCGCACATTCCAACCCCGCCGCGCGGAACACGTCCTGGCTCTGCTGCCCCGTCGCGTACGGCGCGCAATCGCCCCACGCCAGCTGCTGCTCGTAGAAGCGGTCGAGCGCGTGGGTGTCCGCGACGGGGGACGGGGACGGCGGCGGCGCGGTGACCTGCGTGGTGCACGCGGTCGACGCAACGGCCAGCAGGCCGGCGGCGATCAGCGTCCGTAGGCGGGAGAAGCGCATCTCCCACATCGTGCCAGCCCGGTCACTGAGCGGTACAGCGCGCACCCTCGGGCGGCAGCGTCCCGTTGATCAGGTAATCGCTGCCGATCCGGTCCACGCACGAGATTCCCTGCAGGAAGACGGTGTGCTGGGTGCCCTCGAAGGTCAGCAGCGCACCCTTCATCGCCTTCGCGAGGTTCACCCCCGCTTGGTAGGGCGTGGCCGGGTCGTTCGTGGTGGAGATCACCAAGACCGGCGGCACGCCCGACACGTTCGGCTCGTGCGGCTGCGACGTGTTGGGCACCGGCCAGAACGCGCACGGGTCCAGCGCCGCACCGTTCGGCCTGCCGTCGTCGAGGAACGGCGCCGCCTGGTCGTACCGGTTCTCCGCGGTCAAGATCTCCGCCCGGTCGGTGACCGGCGGATCGTCCACGCAGCGGATGGCGGTGAACGCGTCCTGCGTGTTGGTGTAGTGCCCGCTGCTGTCGCGCTCGTTGTACTGGTCGGCCAGCGCCATCAGCGTCGTGCCCTGACCCTCCTTCAGCTCGTTGAGCCCGGCGTTCAACGGCGACCACAGCTGCTGCGAGTACAGAGCCTGGATCGTGCCCAGCGTGGCGTCGTCGAAGGTGAGTTCCCGGCCGTCGCGCAGCCGGACCGGGTGGTCGATCAGCGGCCGCACCAGGTCCTGGAAGGCGCGGGTGGCGGCGGAGGGGTCGGCGCCGAGCGCGCAGTCCTGGCGCGCCGCGCACCACTTCGTGAAGTCGTTGAACGCGACGCCGAAGCCCCGGCCCTGCGCGACCAGCGACGAAACCTCGTCCTCGTTCGGGTCCACCGCGCCGTCGAGCACCATGGCACGCACGTTCTGCGGAAACGCCTCGGCGTAGGTGGAGCCGAGACGCGTGCCGTAGGAATAGCCCAGGTAGGTCAGCTTCTGCTCACCCAGCGCCGACCGCAGCACGTCCATGTCCCGGACGACGTCGCGGGTGCCCAGGTTCGCCAGCATCCCCGTGCCGTACTTCGTCCGCTGGGCGCACTTGGCCGCGAACTCCTTCGACTCGGCCTCCTGACGGGCCACGCCGGCGGGCGATCCGTCGGTGTCCAGATCCTCGCTGCGTTCCTGGTCGCGCTCGGTGTCGGTCAGACAGGTCACCTCCGGCTCGCTGGCGCCGATGCCGCGCGGGTCGAAACCGACCAGGTCGAACCGCTTGCCGAGGTCGGTGCCGGCGACCTGGGACGAGATCCCGGCGGCCGCGGACATGCCGGACGCGCCGGGACCGCCCGGGTTGAGCACGAGCGCACCGACGCGGTGCGCGCTGTCGGAGGCCTTGTGCCGCAGCACGCCGATCGTGATCGTGTCACCCTGCGGCTTGCCGTAGTCCAGCGGCACGGTCAGCCGCGCGCACTGCAGGTCGGTCCTGCCGAAAGCGGACCTGACGTCGTCCGAAGTCGCGTAAGGTGCGCAGGCGCCCCAGGTCAACGGCTGGGCGTAGAACCGGTCCAGCCCCGCGGGCACCGGTCCGGCCGGCCCCGCCGACTCCGTCGTCACCGACGGCGCCGCGGGCGGCGCCTGCTGCGGCGAGGTGCACGCAGCCAGCGGCACCAGCAGGCAGGCGCCGAGGACGGCGGCGCGGACGGACCAGGACGTGGCTCGCTGCAGGAGGGGCACTTGCTGATCGTGCCATCCTGAGTGGGAACACAGGTGCACCGCCACCTCGTTGGCCGGCGGGTAGCGCGCGACAAGGACAGGAGACCACGGGTGCCAGCACTGATCAGCCGAATGGGCAAGCGGCTTCGCCGGCTCATCGAGCGGCCGGGCAGCGTCGAGCTGACCGGCTACGAGGCACTGCTGCCGGACATCGGGGCACTCGAACCGGAGCTGGAGAAGCTGAGCGACGCCGAGCTGACCGAGCGCGCCGGCAAGCTCCGCCTGGAGGCCGAGCTCGGCGACACGCAGCTGGTCGAACTGTGCGCCCTCGGGCGCGAGGCCGCGCGCCGCGCCCTGGACGAGCGCGCGTTCGACGTGCAGCTGCTCGGCACGATGGGCCTGCTGTCCGGCCACGTCGTGCAGATGCAGACCGGTGAGGGCAAGACGTTGGCCGGCGCGCTCGCCGCGGCGGGCTACGCGTTGCAGGGCAAGCGGGTGCACGTCATCTCCGTCAACGACTACCTGGCCCGCCGCGACGGCGAGTGGATGAAGCCGGTGTACGACCTGCTCGGCGTGTCCGTCGGCTGGGTCGACGGCAGCCTCACCCGCGAGGAGCGGCGCGCGGCCTACGACGCCGAGGTCACCTACGGCGCGGTCAGCGAAATCGGGTTCGACATGCTGCGCGACCGGCTCGTCACGCGCGCCGGCGACATCGTCCAGCCCGCGCCGGAGGTCGCGATCGTCGACGAGGCCGACTCGGTGCTCGTCGACGAGGCGCGCGTCCCGCTGGTGATGGCCGGTTCGGTCGACCAGGCCGTCGCCGACACCGAGGTGGCCAACGTGGTACGGCGGCTGCGGCTGGGCCTGCACTACGAGACCGACACCGACGGCCGCAACGCGTGGCTGACCACCGCCGGCGCCTCGGTCGTGGAGAAGGCGCTCGGTGGTGTCGACCTCTACAGCGAGTCCGGCTCCGACCGGCTGGCCGCGGTCAACGTCGCCCTGCACGCGCACGCGCTGCTCACCCGCGACGTCGACTACCTGGTGCGCGACGGCAAGGTCGAACTGATCAACGCCTCCCGCGGACGGGTGGCCGAGTTGCAGCGGTGGCCGGACGGGCTGCAAGCCGCCGTCGAGGCGAAGGAGCAGGTCGCGCCCACCGAGCGCGGCGAGATCCTCGACTCGATCACCGTGCAGGCGCTCATCGCGCGCTACCCGCAGGTCGCCGGCATGACCGGCACCGCGGTCGCGGTCGCCGAGCAACTGCGCGAGTTCTACCAGCTCGAGGTCGCGGTCATCCCGCCGAACAAGCCGAACGTCCGTGCGGACCTCGACGACCGGATCTTCGCGTCGCCGTCGCAGAAGCTGCGCGCCATCGTCGACGAGATCCGGGAGGTGCACGAGACCGGGCGGCCGATCCTCGTCGGCACGCAGGACGTCGCCGAGTCCGAGGAGCTCGCCGACAAGCTCGCGAAGGCGGGGCTGCCGTGCGTCGTGCTGAACGCGCGCAACGACGCCGAGGAAGCCGCGATCATCGCCGACGCCGGCAAGTACCAGGCGATCACGGTGTCCACGCAGATGGCCGGGCGCGGCACCGACATCCGGCTGGGCGGAGCCGACGGCCAGGACCGGGAACGCGTCGCCGAACTGGGTGGCCTGCACGTCATCGGCACCGCGCGGTACCCGTCGAGCCGGCTGGACGGACAGCTCCGGGGCCGGTCGGGCCGCCAGGGCGACCCGGGCAGCGCCGTGTTCTTCGCGAGCCTCAACGACGAGCTGGTCGTCTCCAACGCGCCCGACGTGCCGGAGGGCATCACCGCCGACGACGAGACGGGCGAGATCACCGACCCGGCGGCCAAGCGGCACATCGACCACGCGCAGCGGGTTGCCGAGGGTGTCGACCTGGAGATCCACCGCAACACCTGGCGCTACACCCGCCTCATCGAGCACCAGCGGCGCGAGCTGCTGGACCACCGCGACAAGCTGCTGCGCACCGACATCGCCGCGGAGGAACTGTCGGGCGAGAAGCACTACGCCGAACTGGTCGAGAAGGCCGGCGAGGAGCAGGCGAAACAGATCTGCCGTGAGATCATGCTGTTCCACCTGGACCAGCTGTGGTCGGACCACCTGGCGTTCCTGACCGATGTGCGGGAGAGCATCCACCTGCGGGCACTAGCCCGGGAGACCCCGCTGGACGAGTTCCACCGCATCGCGATCCCCGAGTTCCGCAAGATCGTGCCGGCGATCCGCGAGCGGTCGGCCGAGACGCTCGCGGACGCGGAGATCGGCGAGGACGGGATCGACCTGGGGGCGTCGGGAGTGCGCCGGCCCAGTTCGACGTGGACGTACCTGGTGCACGACGCGCCCTTCGACGCCGGCTTCGAGGAGACGCTGCGGCAGGTGCGCAGCCTCTTGCGGCGCAAGAAGAACTGAACCGGCGGACGAATCCCCCGCGGGAGTTCCGGCGCCGGAAATTGTCGGACCCGGATGGGACGATCCCTGCAGGTGCCGGAACTCCTCCGGCTTCCCGTGGAGAGGATTCGTTGTCATGCCTGGAAAAGTCCGTCCTGTCGCCGACGAGCGCGACGGCCTGCTCGCCTTCCTCGCCCAGCAGCGGTACGTCCTGCGCCTGACCGCGCACGGTCTCACGGACGAGCAGGCCCGGCTGGTGCCGACGCGAAGTGCGCTGAGCGTCGGTGGCTTGATCAAGCACGTCACGAGCACCGAACGGAGCTGGATGGCGGCCGTGCTCCACCGGGAGAAACCACCGGAGGCGCCAACCACCTTGTGGTGCACGGATTTCCGCCTCGGTGACGGCGAGACGCTGGGTGACGTGCTGGCCGCGTACGACGACGCGGCCCGGTCGACGGAGGAGATCGTCGCGGGTGTCGCGGATCTGGGTCAGGCGGTGCCCGTGCCGCGGGAGGCGCCGTGGTTCCCGGACGAGCGCGACGCGTGCTCGGTGCGCTGGGTGCTGCTGCACCTGATCCAGGAAACGGCACGGCACACCGGGCACGCGGACATCGTCCGGGAACACATCGACGGTGCGACGGCTCTGCCGTTGATGTCCGCGGCGGAACGGTGGCCGGTCACACCGTGGCTGCAACCCTGGCGCCCCGGCGGTTGACGTCGCTTCGCGGCGCGGCGTTCCCGCGCCACCGGTTCACCCGGCTCGGTGCTCCGACGGCCGGGCGCGGTCAGAAGAGGGTCGGCTGGACGTCCGCACCTTCGATGATCAGCATCTGGCGTTTGGTCTCGACGCCGCCGCGCGCGGAGAACCCACCCATGCGGCGGCCGGCGGCGAGCACCCGGTGGCAGGGCACGACGATCGGGAACGGGTTGTGCCCCAGTGCCTGGCCCACCGCCTGGGCCGAGCCGGGCATGCCGAGCCGGTGAGCGATGTCGCCGTAGGTGAGGGTTCGTCCGGGCGGGATGGTGCGCGCGATCTCGTACACCCGGCGGTTGAACTCCGGCACGCCCTGGTAGTCGACGGTGATGCCGAGGAGGTCGCGACGCTCGCCGTTCAGGAGGGCGACGATGTCGTCGATCGCCGCCTGGACCTCCGCCGGCGGCGCCGACTCGGCAGCCTCGGGGAACGCGGCCCGCAGGCGCGCCCGCATGGTGGCGGGAGCACCGTCGGGCAGGTGGACCGCCGTCACCCCGTGCTCGCCCCAGGCGAGGCCGCAGTGGCCGATCGCGGTGCCGAAGAGCGTGTAACCGAGTGTCGTCATGGTGTCCCCTCAGGCCGCGTGGCCTCGAGCGTCTTCTTGATGGCGGCGGTGCCCTGTTCCATGAAAGCACCGGTGCGCTCGGCGAGGGTGTCCGGGAGGAAATCGGCCACCCAGACGAACCGCGTCCGGCCCGGTCCCTCGGCGAGCACCTGCGCGGCGCCGTTGTGGTGCCGGTAGGGGCCGCCGGTGACCGACCAGACGAGACGGTGCGC
The sequence above is a segment of the Amycolatopsis viridis genome. Coding sequences within it:
- a CDS encoding alpha/beta hydrolase — encoded protein: MPLAACTSPQQAPPAAPSVTTESAGPAGPVPAGLDRFYAQPLTWGACAPYATSDDVRSAFGRTDLQCARLTVPLDYGKPQGDTITIGVLRHKASDSAHRVGALVLNPGGPGASGMSAAAGISSQVAGTDLGKRFDLVGFDPRGIGASEPEVTCLTDTERDQERSEDLDTDGSPAGVARQEAESKEFAAKCAQRTKYGTGMLANLGTRDVVRDMDVLRSALGEQKLTYLGYSYGTRLGSTYAEAFPQNVRAMVLDGAVDPNEDEVSSLVAQGRGFGVAFNDFTKWCAARQDCALGADPSAATRAFQDLVRPLIDHPVRLRDGRELTFDDATLGTIQALYSQQLWSPLNAGLNELKEGQGTTLMALADQYNERDSSGHYTNTQDAFTAIRCVDDPPVTDRAEILTAENRYDQAAPFLDDGRPNGAALDPCAFWPVPNTSQPHEPNVSGVPPVLVISTTNDPATPYQAGVNLAKAMKGALLTFEGTQHTVFLQGISCVDRIGSDYLINGTLPPEGARCTAQ
- a CDS encoding methylated-DNA--[protein]-cysteine S-methyltransferase — its product is MTTLGYTLFGTAIGHCGLAWGEHGVTAVHLPDGAPATMRARLRAAFPEAAESAPPAEVQAAIDDIVALLNGERRDLLGITVDYQGVPEFNRRVYEIARTIPPGRTLTYGDIAHRLGMPGSAQAVGQALGHNPFPIVVPCHRVLAAGRRMGGFSARGGVETKRQMLIIEGADVQPTLF
- a CDS encoding SRPBCC family protein; this encodes MASIRTETLIHTPLDSAWAALRDWGALHERLAPGFVTDTRLDGTDRIVTFFDGTVVREVLVDLDNHAHRLVWSVTGGPYRHHNGAAQVLAEGPGRTRFVWVADFLPDTLAERTGAFMEQGTAAIKKTLEATRPEGTP
- a CDS encoding DinB family protein, producing MPGKVRPVADERDGLLAFLAQQRYVLRLTAHGLTDEQARLVPTRSALSVGGLIKHVTSTERSWMAAVLHREKPPEAPTTLWCTDFRLGDGETLGDVLAAYDDAARSTEEIVAGVADLGQAVPVPREAPWFPDERDACSVRWVLLHLIQETARHTGHADIVREHIDGATALPLMSAAERWPVTPWLQPWRPGG
- a CDS encoding LppX_LprAFG lipoprotein → MLRRRTAGVLALVLALSTACSTAPQEPLPDGRALVDAAGASLDGVRSVRFDFSASSTVPGLDIREVKGLASKDGGPHGTAIGQADVQASADRFELDYVLAGETLFLTDRKGVQSQVPVPAGYNPATLLDPARGLPKLLTEATGLKTETKEDVLGVEAYRVTGKLAKDVISSVVPGILADVDVKFWVTQSEPRNLVRVWIQVPPRQPNEGATQLELALSDQNVPVGTAPGR
- a CDS encoding alpha/beta hydrolase, whose amino-acid sequence is MRFSRLRTLIAAGLLAVASTACTTQVTAPPPSPSPVADTHALDRFYEQQLAWGDCAPYATGQQSQDVFRAAGLECARLTVPLDYANPRGATITLGVLRHRALDPANRIGSLVMNPGGPGGSGMEAAARLVPTVVNNAIGLRFDFVGFDPRGVGASRPRVQCLTDAERDAVRDSNPGTSDAAWTGQAADYAGKCVQRTEHGAAMLANMGTRDVVRDLDVLRAALGDAKLSYLGYSYGTQVGYSYAEAFPDRVRALLLDGAIDPAENDPDSLVAQGTGFSRAFGQFATECARHDGCALGRDPAKATTEFQSLVQPLMTAPARTGDSRHLSYRDAITGVVEAMYSSQSWSFLNTGLGLLRAGDGSILLRLADSYYERAADGRYSSLQDAYYAVRCVDNAPVPDPAAVRQRMIDAAPFLGWGRPDQGELDVCAHWPVPSTSQPHQPMTVPAAPPLVISTTGDPVTPYQAGVNLANVFHGGLLTVAGTQHTAFLHGDMCVDVAGLDYLVDGTQPAPGTRCPA
- the secA2 gene encoding accessory Sec system translocase SecA2 encodes the protein MPALISRMGKRLRRLIERPGSVELTGYEALLPDIGALEPELEKLSDAELTERAGKLRLEAELGDTQLVELCALGREAARRALDERAFDVQLLGTMGLLSGHVVQMQTGEGKTLAGALAAAGYALQGKRVHVISVNDYLARRDGEWMKPVYDLLGVSVGWVDGSLTREERRAAYDAEVTYGAVSEIGFDMLRDRLVTRAGDIVQPAPEVAIVDEADSVLVDEARVPLVMAGSVDQAVADTEVANVVRRLRLGLHYETDTDGRNAWLTTAGASVVEKALGGVDLYSESGSDRLAAVNVALHAHALLTRDVDYLVRDGKVELINASRGRVAELQRWPDGLQAAVEAKEQVAPTERGEILDSITVQALIARYPQVAGMTGTAVAVAEQLREFYQLEVAVIPPNKPNVRADLDDRIFASPSQKLRAIVDEIREVHETGRPILVGTQDVAESEELADKLAKAGLPCVVLNARNDAEEAAIIADAGKYQAITVSTQMAGRGTDIRLGGADGQDRERVAELGGLHVIGTARYPSSRLDGQLRGRSGRQGDPGSAVFFASLNDELVVSNAPDVPEGITADDETGEITDPAAKRHIDHAQRVAEGVDLEIHRNTWRYTRLIEHQRRELLDHRDKLLRTDIAAEELSGEKHYAELVEKAGEEQAKQICREIMLFHLDQLWSDHLAFLTDVRESIHLRALARETPLDEFHRIAIPEFRKIVPAIRERSAETLADAEIGEDGIDLGASGVRRPSSTWTYLVHDAPFDAGFEETLRQVRSLLRRKKN